The following DNA comes from Frankia casuarinae.
CGAGCAGGGAGGTCGCCATTGCCTGGCCCGTCTCCCAGGCGAGCCGGCTGGGGATGGCCTTCGGGTCGACCGAGTAGAAGTTCCGCCCGGTGGGCAGCACGTTGACCAGACCCCGCAGCGGCGAGCCGCTGGGACCGGCCGAGACGTAGCCGCCGTCGAGGGCGTGCAGCACGGCGGTGACCTCGTCGGTGGTCCGGGCGAGCCGCGGCACGATCTCCGTGGCGGCGAACCGCAGCACGGCCGCCACCGTCTCCCGGACCGGGTCGGTCTCCGCGTCCGCGTCCATGCCTGCCGGGCCGTGGACTTTCCTTGCCTTTCCAGAGGCTTTTGTGTCCGGTTTATCCCTCTGGATAGGCAAGGGGGGCAAGGGGATGGTCGCTGGCGAGGGAGGGGGGACGAGGACGGTCGTCACCACGTCGGATGCGGCCGACGGGTCCCAGGCGCGTTCCTCCATCGCCGTTACCAGGGCGAGCGCCGTCGCCTCGGCGGCGTCGACCGTGCCGCGGGCCGCCCGGTCGTCCTCGACGAGCCCGAGGGCCTCCCGCAGCCCCGGCAGGGTGACGCGCCCGCCCCACATCTGCCGGGCCCGCAGCATCGCGAGCACCAGGTTGATCCGCGCCCCGCCGGTCGGTGCTTCGCCGAGCACGTGCAGGCCGTCGCGGATCTGCGCGTCCTTCACCTCGCACAGCCACCCGTCGACGTGCAGCAGGAAGTCGTCGAACTCGGCGTCGTGCGGCCGGTCGGTCAGTCCCAGGTCGTGATCGAGCCGGGCGGCCTGGATCAGCGTCCAGATCTGCGCCCGGATGGCCGGCAGCTTCGCCGGATCCATGGCGGCGATGGTGGCGTGCTCGTCGAGCAGCTGTTCCAGGCGGGCCAGGTCGCCGTAGCTCTCCGCGCGGGCCATCGGCGGAACCAGGTGATCGACCAGGGTCGCGTGCGCCCGGCGCTTCGCCTGCGTGCCCTCGCCCGGGTCGTTGACGAGGAACGGGTAGATCAACGGCAGGTTGCCGATCGCCGCGTCGGTCGGACAGGACGCGGACATGCCCACGGTCTTGCCGGGCAGCCACTCCAGCGTCCCGTGCTTACCCAGATGGACGACGGCGTGCGCGCCGAAGCCGCCGGAACTATCGGAGCCGCCGGAGCCGCCGGCGAGCCACCGGTAGGCGGCGAGGTAGTGGTGGCTCGGCGGCAGGCCGGGATCGTGATAAATGGCGACCGGGTTCTCCCCGAAGCCGCGTGGCGGCTGGACCAACAGCACGATGTTGCCGGCCTGCAGCGCGGCGAGCACGATCTCCCCGTCCGGATTCGCGGACCGGTCGACGTACAGCTCGCCGGGCGCGGGCCCCCAATGCCGTTCGACGCTCTCCCGCAGGTCGGCGGGCAGGGTGTCGAACCACGCCCGGTACCGCGCCGCGCTGATCCGGACCGGGTTGCCGGCGAGCTGCTCCTCGGTCAGCCAGGCCGGATCCTGCCCGCCCGCGGCGATGATCGCGTGGATCAGGGCGTCACCGTCCTCGGCCGTGACCCCCGGCAGCGCGTCCGGGCCGTCGTCGGGCCCGATGTCGTATCCAGCCGCGCGCATCGCCCGCAGCAGGCGCACGACGCTCGCCGGGGTGTCGAGGCCCACCGCGTTGCCGATCCGGGAGTGCTTCGTCGGGTAGGCCGAGAGCATGAGCGCCACCCGGCGTTCGGCCGGTGGGACGTGCCGCAGCCGGCCGTGCGCGACGGCGATGCCGGCCACCCGGTCGGCGCGTTCGGTGTCGGCGACGTAGCTTGTCAGCCCATCCGCATCGATCTCCTTGAAGGAGAACGGCACGGTGATCAGGCGCCCGTCGAACTCGGGGATCGCCACCTGTGTCGCCGCGTCCAGCGGGGACAGCCCGTCGTCCGACTCCGCCCACGTCGCCCGGCCGCTGGTCAGGCACAGTCCCTGCAGGATCGGGATGTCCAGCGCGGCCAGCGCGCCGACGTCCCACGCCTCGTCGTCGCCTCCGGCGCAGGAGTGCGCCGGCTGGCTGCCACCCGCGGCGAGCACGGTGACGATCAGCGCGTCCGCCCGCCCGAGGGTGGCGAGCAACTCGGGTTCGGCGGCGCGCAGCGACGCGCAGTACACCGGCAGCGGATCCCCGCCGGCACGCTCGACCGCGGCACAGAGTGCCTCGACGAACGCGATGTTCCCGGCGACGTGGTGCGCGCGGTAGTACAGGACACCGATGACCGGCCGCACCGCGACCGGCCGCACCGCGACCGGCCGCACCGCGACCGGCCGCACCGCGACCGGCCGCACCGCGACCGGCCGCACCGCGACCGGCCGCACCGCGTTCCCCGCGAGGACGTCCGGGACGTCCCGGCTGGCTGATGCGTCCGGGGTGGCTGATGCGTCCGGGGTGGCTGATGCGTCCGGGGTGGCTGATGCGTCCCGGCTGGCTGATGCGTCCGCGGCCCGGTCGAGCACCCCCCAGGCCGGGATGGTCACCGGTGGGGCGAATCCGGTACCGGACAGTAGCAGGGTGTCGGCGAGGAATCGGTGCAGCTCGCCGAGGTTGGCCGGACCGCCCTGGGTTAGGTAGGCGTGTGCCTCGGCACAGATGCCGCCGGGCACCGTGGAGACGGCCATGAGCTCCGCGTCCGGGGTCTGTTCGCCACCGAGCACGACCACCGGGCGCGGGCCGGCGAGCAGCGTGTCGAGCCCCTCCTCCCAGGTCCGCCGGCCGCCGAGGATGCGCACCACGACCGCATCGGCACCGCTGGTCAGCGCCGGGAGATCGGCGACGGAGAGCCGGGCCGGGTTGGCGAGGCGGTAGCTGGCTCCGCTCGCCCGCGCGGAGAGTAGGTCGGTGTCGGACGTCGACAGCAGCAGGACGACCGCGTCAACCTCCGTCTCCCCGGCTCCTGGTGTCTCCCCGGCTTCGCGGGCGAACGCGGTCGACGGATCGTCGGAAGGGTCGTCGGACGGATCGGTGGGAGGAGTCTGCACAGGCGACATGGTGATGCCTTTCCCGGGGGTCCACGCCCCGCGTCGGTGGCCGTGCCTGGGGCGCACTCCCCGGTGACGGTGGCGGGACCGCACCGGATTCGCATCGGATTCGCACCGGACTTCCTCGCCGTTCGCCGCTCGTGGCCCCGTCACGATCGCAGAGAGGTGGGCGGTGTTGTCAAGCACTCCGCTGTCGTCGTGACAAAGAAACGATCAACCGGCATCGCCCGAGTCCGGCACGTATGCTCCGCCGGTGCCCACCAGTCCGCGGGAGCGTGTCCGCGACGCCTGCCCCGGTGTGCTGACGACGCATCCGGCCGCGGACGGCGCGCTCGCGCGGCTGCGGCTGCCCGGGGGCCGGCTGACCGCCGCCGCGGCGAAGACCCTCGCCGGCTGCGCGCGGGAGTTCGCCGACGGCCACCTTGAGCTCACCTCCCGGGCGAACGTGCAGCTACGCGGCCTGGCCGACGGCACGGCCGAGGAGCTCGCCGCCCGGGTGAGCGCGGTTGGCCTGCTGCCCTCGACGACGCACGAGCGGGTCCGCAACATCGTGGGCTCGCCGCTGTCCGGACGCGGCGAGGCCGGCTGCCGGGACATCGCGCCGGTCGTCGCCGAGCTGGACCGCCGGCTGTGCGCGGATCCGGCTCTCGCCGCGCTGCCCGGCCGGCTGCTGTTCGCCGTCGACGACGGCAGCGGGGACCTGGCCGGGCTGCCCGCGGACCTCGCGCTGCGTGCCCTGCCTTCCGGGGAGATGCTGCTGGCCGTCGCGGGCGCGACCCGCGCGCTGCGGTTGCCCGTCCACGTCGCCGTACCCGCGCTCCTCGCCGCGACGCGGGCCTTCATCGAGGCCCGCGCCGCGGCGGGCACCGCCGCGACGGCCTGGCGGATCGCCGAGTTGCCGGGCGGACCGGGCGGACAGGACGGCCTGCTCGCGGCTGCCGCGACCGAGGCCGGGGTCGTTGGGATCGTCCAGGCCGCTGGAATCGCTCAGGCTGCTGGGAGCGCCACCGTTCGGGCCGGCGCGTGGCCCGGTCCGCATCCGCAGCGTGATGGCCGCCGGGCGTTGACCGTGCTCGTCCCCCTGGGGCGGCTGAGCGCCGACCAGCTCGACCTGCTCACCGCCGCCGCGGCGGCCGGTGGTGGTGACGGTGCTGGCGGAGCGGGCGATGCCGAAGACGGCGTCCTGGTTGTGACGCCGTGGCGGTCCGTCGTGCTCCGCGATCTCGACCCGGCCGAGGCTACCCGGTGGTCGAGGGCGGCGGCGGACGCGGGCCTGGTCGTCGATCCGGCATCATCCTGGGTCGGCGTGACGAGCTGTGCCGGTCGGCCGGGATGCGCCCGGGCGTTGGCGGATGTCCGCCGCGACGCGGCGGTGTCCGTGCGGATCCGAGCTGACGACCCGTCGGCGCCGACGCACCCGGCCGGGAGGCCGCGAGCCCTCCCACCCGTCCCGGTTGGCCCGGCCCTCGCGCCGGTGCACTGGTCGGGTTGCGAGCGGCGCTGCGGGCAACCGGGAGGACGGGTGGTGGAGGTTGTGGCGACCGGGTCCGGCTACCGGATCCGTCGGACGGGTCTCGGAGCCGCCGCCGTCGCATCCGTCGGAGCGGATGGCGGTGAGGCGACGGTCGTGTCGTCGAGCCCCGTCGACGGTCACCGGGACCTGGCCGCGGCCGTCAGGTCGGCGAGGAGGCTGGCATGAACGGCGCATCAGACATGAGCGGTGTGCAACGTTACGCCTACGTTCGCGACGGCGCGGAGATCTACCGTCGGTCGTTCGCGACGATCCGGGCCGAGGCGCGTCTCGATCGACTGCCCGGTGACGTCGCCCGGGTCGCGGTCCGCATGATCCACTCCTGTGGAATGGTGGATCTCGTCGACGATCTCGCTTTCACCCCCAGCGTGGTCGCTGCGGCGCGCGCGGCGTTGCTGGCCGGCGCCCCGGTGCTCTGTGACGCGCAGATGGTGGCGGCCGGTGTGACCCGCCGTCGGCTGCCCGCCGCGAACGAGATTCTCTGCCTGCTCGGTGATCCCCGGGTGCCGCGGCTCGCCGAGCGGCTGGGCACCACCCGCAGCGCCGCGGCGGTGGATCTGTGGGCGGATCGACTCGCCGGCTCCGTGGTGGCGGTCGGGAACGCTCCGACAGCGCTGTTCCGCCTGCTGGAACTCGTCGCGGCCGGAGCCGGGCGACCGGCGGCGGTGCTCGGCGTGCCCGTGGGGTTCATCGGCGCCGCGGAGTCCAAGCAGGCCCTCGTGGATGATCCGGCCCGGTTGGAGTATCTCGTCGTGCACGGCCGGCGGGGCGGCAGCGCGATGGCGGTCGCCGCGGTCAACGCGATCGCGAGCGAGGAGGATTAATGGTGCCGTCGAAGGGCCGGCTGTGGGGAGTCGGGGTTGGACCGGGGGATCCCGAGCTCGTCACCCTCAAGGCGGCCCGCCTGATCCGTGACGCCGACGTGATCGCCTACCACAGCGCCCGGCACGGCCGCAGCATCGCCCGGTCGGTCGCCGCGAGCCAGCTGCGCGGCGACCAGATCGAGGAGGCGCTGGTCTACCCGGTCACCACCGAGACGACCTCCCACCCCGGTGGCTACCGCGGCGCGATCGACGAGTTCTACGAGGACTGCGCCAAGCGGCTGGCCGTCCACCTCGACGCCGGCCGGGACGTCGTGGTCCTCAGCGAGGGTGACCCGTTCTTCTACGGCTCGTTCATCCACCTGCACCGGCGCCTCGCCGACCGGTACCCGACCGAGGTCGTGCCGGGGGTGACGTCCCTGTCGGCGGGGTGCGCGGTGCTCGGCCGGCCGCTGGTCGAGGGCAACGAAGTCCTCACCGTGCTGCCGGGCACGCTGCCGCCGACGGTCCTCGCCGAGCGTATCGCCGGCACGGACACCGCCGTCGTGCTCAAGATGGGACGGACCTTCCCGGGGGTCCGGGACGCCTTCACCGCCGCGGGACGTCTCGCGGACACCTGGTACGTGGAACGGGCCACCACCTCCGGCCAGCGCATCGCCCCGCTCGGTGCGGTAGACCCGGCCACGGTGCCGTACTTCTCGCTCGCGGTACTGCCGAGCCCGGTCCGGGGGCCGGACGATCCGGCGCCGCTGCGCGCGTCGCAGGCGGGCTGGGTACCAACGGCGCCCACCGTTGGTAAGGCTGGCGCCGTTGGTACCGGCGGCACGCCCGGCGCGGGGGAGGTCGTCGTGGTGGGCCTCGGACCGGGCGCCGCGGGCTGGTTGACGCCGCAGGCCGCCGAGGCGCTGGCCGCCGCCGACGACCTCATCGGCTACGGCCCCTACCTCGACCGGGTGCCGGTCGATCAACGCCAGCGCCGGCACGCCTCGGGGAACACCGTCGAGGCCGAGCGCGCCGAGCTCGCCCTCGAACTGGCGGCCGGCGGCGCGAACGTCGCCGTGGTCTCCTCCGGTGATCCCGGGGTCTTCGCGATGGCCACGGCCGTCGTCGAGGCCGCGGCGGCGGAGCGGTTCGCGGGCGTCGAGGTGCGGGTCGTGCCCGGGCTGACCGCCGCGCAGGCGGTGGCGAGCCGGGTCGGGGCGCCACTCGGCCACGACTTCTGCGTGCTGTCGCTGTCCGACCGACTCAAGCCGTGGGAGGTCATCGAGCGGCGGCTGCGGGCGGCGGCCGCGGGCGACTTCGTCCTGGCGCTGTACAACCCGGCTTCCCGTACCCGTCGCCATCAGCTGGAGCGGGCCCACGAGGTGCTGCTCGAACACCGCCCCTCGGACACGGTGGTGGTTATCGGCCGGGATGTCGGCGGTCCCACCGAGAGCATCACCGTGACGAGCCTCGGTGCGTTCGACCCGGCCGAGGTCGACATGCGCTGCCTGCTGCTCATCGGCTCGTCGACGACCCGGGTGGTGCGCCGTGGCCCCGGCCGGGACCTCGTGTTCACTCCACGTCGTTACCCGGTCACCTAGCCTCCGGTCACCTAGCCTCCGGTCACCTGGGCCCCGGTCACCTGGGCCCCGGTCACCTGGGCCATGGTGGTGCGACCCAGGCCACGGCGGCGTCGACATCGTCGACCGCGGCCACCCCGGGTGGCAGCGGCGGGCGGTCGACCATGACGACCGGCAGACCGAGGTCCCGGGCGGCGGCGAGCTTCGCCGCGGTCATCGTTCCGCCACTGTTCTTGGTCACGAGGACGTCGACGCGGTGCCGGCGCAGCAGGGCGGTCTCCCCGGCGACGTCGAACGGCCCACGATCGAGGATGACGGTCAGTCGTGGCGGTACCGGGCCGGTCGGCGGCTCGACCGACCGGGCCAGGAACCAGGGCCGGTGCAGGCCGGCGAACAGGGCGAGGTCGGTTCGCCCGGTGGTCAGGAACACCCGTGGGGCTGGATCGGAATGCGGGCGCGGTCCGGGTAGGACGAACCGGTCGAGCAGGGCGACCGCGCCGGCCAGCGACGGGACCCGGCGCCAGTCGTCGCCGGGCTGCTCGCGCCAGCTCGACCGGCGCAGGACGAGCAGCGGAACGCCGGTGGCGCGCGCGGCCTGTGCGGCGTGCGTGGTCATCGTCGCGGCGAACGGGTGGGTCGCGTCGACCACCGCATCGATCCGTTCGGCCCGCAGGTAGTCGGCCAGGCCCGCCGCCCCGCCGAAGCCGCCGATCCGGATTTGGCAAGACGGTGGCAGCGCAGGCTCGCGGACTCGACCGGCCAACGAGTAGACGATCTCGATGCGTTCCGTGCCGGCGGGATCCGGGGAGCCGAGCCTGGTCGCCAGGCGGCGCGCCTCCCCGGTTCCGCCGAGCAGCAGCAGGCGGCGTGCCCCGGTCACCGAGCCCCGGGGGCGCCCGGTCACCGAGCCCGAGGGGCGGGATCCGGGCCACACGGCGCGGCGTTTGCCGGGGAGGCCTGGGAAACCGGGGAGGCCGGGGGAACGGACGACACGCATCCGTCCGGTCCGAAGCGTTCCCGGGAGTACAGGTAGCTGTCCCGGAAACCCTCCGCGGCCAGGGCGCGACCCACGATGATCACGGCCGTCCTGGTGAGCCCCGCGGCCCGCGCCCGACCGGCGATGTCGGCGAGCGTGCCGCGCAACACGATCTCGTCGGCCCGGCTGGCCCAGGCGACGACGGCTGCCGGGCAGTCCGTACCGTAGTTCGGCACGAGCTCGGCGACGAGCGTCTCGATACGGTGCACGGCCAGGTGCAGCACGAGGGTCGCCCCCGACCGGCCGAGGGTGGCGAGGTCCTCGCCGGGCGGCATGGGACTGGACAGCACGGCCGTGCGGGTCAGCACCACGCTCTGGGCGACGCCGGGAACCGTCAGCTCCCGGCGCAGCGACGCCGCCGCCGCGGCGAAGGCGGGGACACCCGGCGTCACGTCGTAGGCGATCCCGGCCGCGTCGAGCCGGCGCATCTGCTCGGCGACGGCGCTGTAGAGCGACGGGTCGCCGGAGTGCAGGCGGGCGACGTCGTGACCGGCGGCGTCGGCCGCGACCAGCTCCGCGACGATGTCGTCCAACGGCATCCGGGCGGTGTCGACGAGACGGGCCCCGGGCGGGCAGTGTGCCAGCAGCTCGACCGGGACGAGACTGCCGGCGTACAGGCAGACCGGGCAGGACGCGATCAGATTCCGGCCGCGGACGGTGATGAGGTCGGCGGCGCCCGGTCCGGCCCCGATGAAGTGCACGGTCACGCCGGCCCCCGCCGGTTGTCTCCGGGCAGCTGGACGTCTCCGGGCAGCTCGGCGGCGGGGGCGGCGGACGCTCGGCGCATGCTGCTGGGCACAACCGGGCACGCTAGCAGGACGCCGGCGGCGGCGAGCCCCCTCGGGGACGCTCCGGCACGGGCGTCGCTGGGCGTCGCGATCCGGCTGCTCGCGCACTGACGGGAAGCCGGACACCGCCCTCCGGAACGTCAGAGAGACCGCGGCCGCCGCGCCGCCACCCCCTCACCGGTTGCGGCGTGGGCCGTGGCCGCAGGCCGTGACCTGCGCCGCGGCCTCGTCCCTGCCAGCGGACGCCGGCTCGGTCCGCACCGGGTCACCCGGCGACGGGCCGGGCTGCGACGGGTTGGTCGGTGTGCCGTCCTCGTCGGAGCCGGCCCGCGCGACGGTGGCCGGGGTGCCGGTGTACAGCGGCGGTAGGGTGGTCAGCCCCCGAACCGTCGCGGGCCGGAAGATCCGTCGTTTCCGCCACACGAACAGTCCGGCCGCGATGGCCAGGACACCGCGGCCGTTGATTGTGTAGAGCGCGATCCCGCCTTCGTACTGCAGGATCGCGGCCACCAGCGCCAGCAGGCCCAGGAGAGCCGCTGGATGGCGACATTCGCGCAGCGCGTACTCCAGTCGGACGAGGACGAATCCTGCCAGAGCCGCGAGGGTCACCATCCACGGCGGACCGCCGATGGGCAGCAGCTCACCGAGCTGGGTGGGCAGGCGGTCGAACGCGTTGGTGATCCCGTAGGTGTCGGACAGGCGCGTCTTGAGGGAACGCGACTCCAGGTCGGAATTCAGTTTGTCGGGATTGAGAAAACGCGGGACGGCGATGTTGACGTCGTTCCACAGGGTTACCGGACCGATGGGCGGAGAACCGTCGCGGAGCCGTCGCAGGATTATCGACGGGTAGGAGTTCCCGTCCAGGCGGACCCCGAGGTCTCCCACCTCGCCCGGGTTTATCCCGCCTTCCAGATGGGTCAGACCGGAGGCCAGGGCCTGCAGGCGCTGCCCGGGACCCACGCTGTACCCGAACACCTGCCGGCCCGCGTCCGCGCGTGCCCCGTAGATGACGACGTAGGCCAGAACCACGAGCGCGACGACCGAGACGAGCTGCCGTCGGCGTATGGGAATCCCGACGATGGACAGTAGGTAGATCACCGCGCCCGCGGCTATCGCCACCGGCAGCCGCTGCCCCGCCAGTGTGTGCAACGTACACTGGACGCCGAGCACCGGGAGGAATCCGCGGCCCTTCGTCCGCACGAGCACGGCGAAGCTTCCCAGGGCGAGGCCGACGACCAGGAACTGCGTCGCGAAGCCGCTGACGAGGTAGGGACTGCCGGTGACCGTCGAGGGGTCCGCGTGGCCGGGCGAGGTGTTCCTGCCGACCGCTGTCACGGCCACCGCAGCCAGGGCCAGCGGAGTCAGGACCCGCCAGTCGAAGAAGTCCAAGACTTCCTCCCGGCGGAAACCGGTGGACGGCGGCGTGCGCGGGGTCGCGAAGCGATAACCGAAAGCGAACGCGAGCAGGGAGAACCCGACCAGAACGGTGTAGGCCGCGACGTCGGACTCCGTGGTCAACAGCCGGTTGTCACTGTAGGACGGCACCAGGACCTGCAGGACCTCCGTCACCCCGTGGTAGACGATGGCGGCACCGACGAACATCAGCCCGAGACTGGACACGGCGTGCCGGCCCCGACCGCGAACCACCACGACCAAGGCGAGCCCCTGCAGCAGCAGACCCAGCGCTAGCGTGGCCGACACTCCGCACCTCCGCCCGTCGTGCCGGGTGCTCTCCGGGGGAGCCCCGGTCCGATGGTGACCGGCCCGGGCGACCCGAACCGCGCCATCCTTCCCGCATGGTGAACAGGCTTGATAAATCCGTTTACAGACGATTTCTGAACGGCCGCCGTTGCACGTCTGCTTCCGGCGTTGGGCTGAAGACCGTCGACCGGATAGCTCCGCGTGCTGCCCATGAACATCTCCGGACCGATCTCTACCAGGCCGCAGCCCAGATCTTCGTCGACCTCGTGGAGTACACCGACTCCCCACGGGCCTGAGCCGGGCCGGTGGTGGACGGGCCGGGTCACGACGCCGCGGGTGGGGGGGCCTCGCGGTTGGCGCCCCGCAGCGCCAGCGTCATGATCCTGCGTTCCGGGGGTTGCTCCGGAATGGCCGCGGCGGTGTCGGTTGTTCGGTCGGGACGGTCGGGACGGTCGGGACGGTCGAATCTGTCGGGACGTTCGAAGGGGATGGGCTCGCGCACCGGCATCGCCGCGTCCCCCCGGACGACGACGAGCCCGTCCAGTACCTCCTCCAGCAGCGGCGCCGCCGTCACGTCGACCGCGGCCGCACCGGTGATGACCGCACAGAGGATCCACCGCGGCCCCTCGATGCCGAAGATGCGGGCGGGCAGGCGGCCGACGGCCGTGTCGAGCGGCATGCGCAGCTCGGGGCCGTAGGGCCCGTCCTCGTCGTTCCATTCCGTGTCCTCCGGTGCCGAGAGCACCAGGTCCTCGCGGATCGACGCCCACAGGCCGCCGCTGCGCGGGGCGGCGAGGACGGACAGCTCCAGGACGGATGTCCCGTCCATCGCGGCCAGGGTGGGCATCGGCCCGGAGGCCGAGACCCGGATCCGGGTGCCGTTCACCCGCGGCACCACGAGAGCTCCGAAATCCGCTCGCGCCCGGCCGTCATCGGGCGCGTCCACCGCGTCGAACGGACCCCGGCCCAGCCGGGCGCCCCCGCTCGTCGTGGCGCTGGTTCCCGTGGCACCGGTTCCCGTTTCACCGGGCTTCCTCGCGTCACCGTCGCCCTTACCGGCCGCGGTACCGGCCGCGGTACCGGCCCCGGTACCGGCCCCGGTGCCGGCATGGTCGTCCGGCTCCGGCTGCGCCGACTTTCGGCGCCGACGGTGGATGAGTAGCCCTCCTAGCATCCTGACCACCTCCCAGGAAGAAGCTTGGAGTGGCTGATGGATTACTTAAGGTAGGCGCGCCGCTGGTGGGGCCGGGAGATTCCCCGGGAGGTTGGCCGGGCCGCAACGTCCTCGGATCGGCCCTGATGGAGGCACGCGACAGGTCGCGGGCGGTGTACGGCCCCCGCGATGTGCCCGAGTAAATCGCGCAACGGGATGGCCGGGCGCTGAGTTGTCCGGGACCATCGGACAGGTGTCAGTTCCACATCAGAAGGCGTCGCTGCCTAAGTCCTGGATGGTCTCCGAGTCACTGAGCGGAGGGATGAAGCTCCCTTTCGTTGTCGGCCTGGACGACTCGGACACGCCCTACGACGTCGTCGACGCACTCGCCCTGGCTCCTTTCACAACCGGTGAGCAGCCCTGGGCCCGCAGTGCCCGGGTCGACCGGCTCCGGCCGGGAGCCACGCTGCTGCCGTCAGGGGCAAGGGTCCTGCGCGCGGTTGTCGAGGAGTCCCGCGATTCACGTCTCGCGGTCGGCGAGGGCTGGACAGTGCGAGCCGTGCGCTGGCGCGGCGGGGGTGGTGAGGTGACCGTCACCGCGGTGAGCGAACAGCTCGCCCGGGTGGTGATCGAGGACGTGCTCCGCTCGTCCGTCGCCGAGAGCGGTGCGGACAACGCCGTCAACATGGGTTTCTGGTATCTGTCCAGTCAACGTGGTCCGATCCGGACCAGCCGCCGGACGGCCACCACGACGTGGGCTTCGATCCGCGCCAACTACGCGTCGGCCGCCGTGGGCCCGCTCGACCGGCTCATGGCGGTTCGCCGGGACAACGTGGTCGGCCGCCTGATCCTCCTGCATGGTCCGGCGGGAACCGGGAAGACGACCGTGCTGCGGGCCCTGGCGAACGAATGGCGATCCTGGTGCCAGGTCGACTGCGTCCTGGATCCCGAGGCGCTGTTCGCCGATCCCGCCTACCTGATGGAGGTCGCGATCGGCTTCGACGACGACGGGGACCCGGAGGGGGAGAGCGCCGACGCCCGCGGCGCCGACGGCGGGGGTACCGACGGCGGGGGTACCGACGGCGGGATCGCGTGGGCCGGGGATGCGGACAGCGGCGATGCCGGGTCCGGGGATGCGGACAGTCATGGTGCCCAGGCCGCGGCGACCGACCGCATGGGCGAGCCACCCGCCCACCGGTGGCGGCTGCTGGTGATCGAGGACTGCGACGACCTGATCCGTGGGGACGGCCGGGGTGCGGCTGGCCAGCAGCTCTCTCGACTGCTGAACCTCACCGATGGTCTGGTCGGGCAGGGCCGCGAGGTGTTGGTCGCCCTGACCACGAACGAGGATCTGCTGCGCATGCATCCCGCGGTTGTCCGTCCCGGCCGCTGTCTTGCCCAGATCGAGGTGGGAGCCCTGCCACACACCGAGGCGGTGTCCTGGCTGGGCTCCGCGGAGGGAGTCCGGTCGAGCATGACGCTGGCGGAGCTGTTCGCCCTGCGGGACGGCCGGGGCCTGCCGCGGCCCACCACCACGGACGCCCGCCACGGCATGTACCTGTGACGGCTGCGCGCCGTACTCCCGATTCGGGCCCGCCTGGCCGGGAGCGGGCCGGGTAGTCCCGCCGGCCCGACGGCGCCGCGCCCTGCGCGGTGCCGTCGGGTGGCCGGACCGTCCCGGTCGGACGCCACCGGTCAGGCATCGCTAAAGTTAGCCACCGGGGAGCAACCGGTGTATTTCGGATCGCCGGATCCTGGTCTTGGTCTCGGTCGTGGGTGAATGTCGGTGAAGGGGTGAATGTCGGTGAAGGGGTGAAGGTCCGGCAACGGCAACGGGGATCGGCCGTCTGCCCGACGGTCCCCGCCGCCGTCTGCCTTGACGACGAGGTTAGCGGTCGTTAACTTGGGGGCGTTGTTTCGGGGCCCGACGTCCACTCGTGGGGGTGACTGTGAGCGCAGCACGCGCCGGAACCATCGCGGGTCGGCGGTCCGACGAGGTCCGGCGGTCCTCGGCCATGCCGGTCCTGACCAGTCGGGTCGATGCCGCGGGTGAACAGGGACGGCGCAATGCCGAGAGGCATTGGCACGCTGTGACCGATCTCCAGGAGCGGTTGGCGGTGGCGGCGGTCGGCGGGTCGG
Coding sequences within:
- a CDS encoding precorrin-2 C(20)-methyltransferase produces the protein MVPSKGRLWGVGVGPGDPELVTLKAARLIRDADVIAYHSARHGRSIARSVAASQLRGDQIEEALVYPVTTETTSHPGGYRGAIDEFYEDCAKRLAVHLDAGRDVVVLSEGDPFFYGSFIHLHRRLADRYPTEVVPGVTSLSAGCAVLGRPLVEGNEVLTVLPGTLPPTVLAERIAGTDTAVVLKMGRTFPGVRDAFTAAGRLADTWYVERATTSGQRIAPLGAVDPATVPYFSLAVLPSPVRGPDDPAPLRASQAGWVPTAPTVGKAGAVGTGGTPGAGEVVVVGLGPGAAGWLTPQAAEALAAADDLIGYGPYLDRVPVDQRQRRHASGNTVEAERAELALELAAGGANVAVVSSGDPGVFAMATAVVEAAAAERFAGVEVRVVPGLTAAQAVASRVGAPLGHDFCVLSLSDRLKPWEVIERRLRAAAAGDFVLALYNPASRTRRHQLERAHEVLLEHRPSDTVVVIGRDVGGPTESITVTSLGAFDPAEVDMRCLLLIGSSTTRVVRRGPGRDLVFTPRRYPVT
- a CDS encoding cobalt-precorrin-6A reductase — translated: MTGRPRGSVTGARRLLLLGGTGEARRLATRLGSPDPAGTERIEIVYSLAGRVREPALPPSCQIRIGGFGGAAGLADYLRAERIDAVVDATHPFAATMTTHAAQAARATGVPLLVLRRSSWREQPGDDWRRVPSLAGAVALLDRFVLPGPRPHSDPAPRVFLTTGRTDLALFAGLHRPWFLARSVEPPTGPVPPRLTVILDRGPFDVAGETALLRRHRVDVLVTKNSGGTMTAAKLAAARDLGLPVVMVDRPPLPPGVAAVDDVDAAVAWVAPPWPR
- the cobM gene encoding precorrin-4 C(11)-methyltransferase, with product MTVHFIGAGPGAADLITVRGRNLIASCPVCLYAGSLVPVELLAHCPPGARLVDTARMPLDDIVAELVAADAAGHDVARLHSGDPSLYSAVAEQMRRLDAAGIAYDVTPGVPAFAAAAASLRRELTVPGVAQSVVLTRTAVLSSPMPPGEDLATLGRSGATLVLHLAVHRIETLVAELVPNYGTDCPAAVVAWASRADEIVLRGTLADIAGRARAAGLTRTAVIIVGRALAAEGFRDSYLYSRERFGPDGCVSSVPPASPVSQASPANAAPCGPDPAPRAR
- a CDS encoding DUF3710 domain-containing protein, with protein sequence MLGGLLIHRRRRKSAQPEPDDHAGTGAGTGAGTAAGTAAGKGDGDARKPGETGTGATGTSATTSGGARLGRGPFDAVDAPDDGRARADFGALVVPRVNGTRIRVSASGPMPTLAAMDGTSVLELSVLAAPRSGGLWASIREDLVLSAPEDTEWNDEDGPYGPELRMPLDTAVGRLPARIFGIEGPRWILCAVITGAAAVDVTAAPLLEEVLDGLVVVRGDAAMPVREPIPFERPDRFDRPDRPDRPDRTTDTAAAIPEQPPERRIMTLALRGANREAPPPAAS
- a CDS encoding DUF5925 domain-containing protein — encoded protein: MSVPHQKASLPKSWMVSESLSGGMKLPFVVGLDDSDTPYDVVDALALAPFTTGEQPWARSARVDRLRPGATLLPSGARVLRAVVEESRDSRLAVGEGWTVRAVRWRGGGGEVTVTAVSEQLARVVIEDVLRSSVAESGADNAVNMGFWYLSSQRGPIRTSRRTATTTWASIRANYASAAVGPLDRLMAVRRDNVVGRLILLHGPAGTGKTTVLRALANEWRSWCQVDCVLDPEALFADPAYLMEVAIGFDDDGDPEGESADARGADGGGTDGGGTDGGIAWAGDADSGDAGSGDADSHGAQAAATDRMGEPPAHRWRLLVIEDCDDLIRGDGRGAAGQQLSRLLNLTDGLVGQGREVLVALTTNEDLLRMHPAVVRPGRCLAQIEVGALPHTEAVSWLGSAEGVRSSMTLAELFALRDGRGLPRPTTTDARHGMYL